One window of Salegentibacter sp. Hel_I_6 genomic DNA carries:
- the rpoB gene encoding DNA-directed RNA polymerase subunit beta: MLAKQTERVSFSSVKNRPEYPDFLDIQIKSFQDFFQLETKSEERGNEGLYNTFLENFPITDTRNQFVLEFLDYFVDPPRYSIQECIERGLTYSVPLKARLKLYCTDPEHEDFETIVQDVYLGTIPYMTPSGTFCINGAERVVVSQLHRSPGVFFGQSFHANGTKLYSARVIPFKGSWIEFATDINSVMYAYIDRKKKLPVTTLFRAIGFERDKDILEIFDLAEEVKVSKTGLKKVLGRKLAARVLNTWYEDFVDEDTGEVVSIERNEIVLDRDTELDKEHIEEILETGSKTILLHKEDNSTGDYAIIHNTLQKDPTNSEKEAVEHIYRQLRNAEPPDEETARGIIDKLFFSDQRYSLGEVGRYRMNKKLGLDVAMDKQVLTKEDIITIIKYLIELINSKAEIDDIDHLSNRRVRTVGEQLSQQFGVGLARMARTIRERMNVRDNEVFTPIDLINAKTLSSVINSFFGTNQLSQFMDQTNPLAEITHKRRLSALGPGGLSRERAGFEVRDVHYTHYGRLCPIETPEGPNIGLISSLSVYAKVNGMGFIETPYRKVENGKLDFSEEPIYLSAEEEEDKKIAQANIPLKEDGTIDSERVIARMEGDFPVVDPKEVHYTDVAPNQISSISASLIPFLEHDDANRALMGSNMMRQALPLLQADSPIVGTGLERQVATDSRVLINAEGEGEVEYVDAKKIIIKYDRTEEERMVSFDTDSKSYDLIKFRKTNQGSSINLKPIVRVGDRVAKGQVLCQGYATEAGELALGRNMKVAFMPWKGYNFEDAIVISEKVVREDIFTSIHVDEYSLEVRDTKLGNEELTNDIPNVSEEATKDLDEHGMIRIGAEVKPGDILIGKITPKGESDPTPEEKLLRAIFGDKAGDVKDASLKASPSLNGVVIEKKLFARAIKDKRKRAQDKEDVAALEKKYDAKFANLKADLVDKLFAIIGGKTAQGVQNDLGEEVMPKGKKYTLKMLNAVDDYTHLTHGTWTTDDHLNSLVANLIHNYKIKENDLQGNLRREKFTISVGDELPSGILKLAKVYIAKKRKLKVGDKMAGRHGNKGIVARIVRQEDMPFLDDGTPVDIVLNPLGVPSRMNIGQIYETVLGWAGQKLGKKYATPIFDGATIDQINELTDEAGIPRYGHTYLYDGGTGDRFDQPATVGVIYMLKLGHMIEDKMHARSIGPYSLITQQPLGGKAQFGGQRFGEMEVWALEAYGASATLREILTVKSDDVIGRAKTYESIVKGEPMPEPGLPESFNVLMHELKGLGLDIKLEE; encoded by the coding sequence ATGTTAGCAAAGCAAACTGAAAGAGTGAGTTTCTCTTCTGTAAAGAACAGACCTGAGTACCCGGACTTCCTGGATATCCAGATCAAGTCTTTTCAGGATTTCTTTCAATTAGAAACCAAATCAGAAGAGCGGGGAAATGAAGGTCTCTATAATACCTTCCTGGAAAACTTCCCTATTACGGACACCCGTAACCAATTTGTACTAGAATTTTTAGATTATTTTGTGGACCCGCCAAGATATTCCATTCAGGAATGTATAGAGCGTGGTTTAACGTATAGTGTGCCGCTAAAGGCAAGATTAAAACTATATTGTACCGACCCTGAACACGAAGATTTTGAAACCATCGTACAGGATGTTTACTTAGGGACTATACCTTACATGACGCCAAGTGGTACTTTTTGTATCAACGGGGCAGAGCGTGTGGTAGTTTCTCAGCTTCACCGTTCACCTGGAGTTTTCTTTGGACAATCGTTTCATGCAAACGGAACAAAACTATATTCTGCCCGTGTAATTCCTTTTAAAGGTTCATGGATAGAATTTGCTACCGATATTAACAGCGTTATGTACGCTTATATCGACAGAAAGAAAAAATTACCTGTTACCACACTTTTCCGCGCCATTGGTTTTGAACGCGATAAAGATATTTTAGAAATTTTTGACCTTGCAGAAGAGGTGAAAGTTTCAAAAACAGGACTTAAAAAAGTATTAGGTCGTAAACTTGCGGCCCGTGTATTGAATACCTGGTATGAAGATTTCGTAGATGAAGATACAGGAGAGGTAGTTTCAATAGAGCGTAATGAGATCGTTTTAGATCGTGATACAGAACTTGATAAAGAGCATATAGAAGAAATTCTTGAAACCGGAAGTAAAACTATTCTTCTTCACAAAGAGGATAATTCTACCGGGGATTATGCTATTATTCATAATACATTACAAAAAGACCCTACCAACTCTGAAAAAGAAGCGGTAGAACATATTTATCGTCAACTACGTAATGCAGAACCGCCAGATGAGGAAACTGCACGTGGAATTATCGATAAATTATTCTTCTCAGATCAGCGTTACAGCTTAGGAGAAGTTGGTCGATATAGAATGAACAAAAAATTAGGTCTTGATGTGGCTATGGATAAGCAAGTGCTTACCAAAGAAGACATTATTACCATAATTAAATATTTAATCGAGCTTATTAACTCTAAAGCTGAGATTGATGATATTGACCACTTGTCTAACCGTCGCGTTAGAACTGTAGGTGAGCAATTGTCTCAGCAATTTGGTGTTGGTCTTGCTCGTATGGCACGTACCATTCGTGAAAGAATGAACGTTCGTGACAACGAGGTATTTACCCCGATAGATTTGATTAACGCGAAGACATTATCTTCTGTGATCAACTCTTTCTTTGGTACCAACCAGTTGTCTCAATTTATGGATCAAACCAACCCGCTTGCAGAAATTACGCACAAGCGTAGACTTTCAGCATTAGGGCCAGGTGGTTTATCTAGAGAAAGAGCAGGTTTTGAGGTACGTGATGTTCACTACACTCACTACGGAAGACTTTGCCCAATTGAAACTCCTGAAGGTCCAAACATTGGACTTATTTCTTCACTTTCAGTTTATGCTAAAGTGAACGGAATGGGCTTCATTGAAACGCCATATCGTAAAGTTGAAAATGGAAAATTAGATTTTTCAGAAGAACCTATTTATTTAAGTGCTGAAGAGGAAGAGGACAAGAAAATTGCCCAGGCTAACATTCCGCTTAAAGAAGATGGAACTATAGATTCTGAAAGAGTAATTGCCCGGATGGAAGGTGACTTCCCGGTAGTAGATCCTAAAGAGGTTCATTATACCGATGTTGCACCAAACCAGATTTCTTCTATTTCGGCTTCGTTAATTCCGTTCCTTGAACATGATGATGCGAACCGTGCGTTAATGGGATCTAACATGATGCGTCAGGCATTACCATTGTTACAAGCCGATTCTCCGATTGTTGGAACTGGATTGGAACGACAGGTAGCTACAGATTCTCGTGTATTGATTAATGCTGAGGGAGAAGGTGAAGTAGAATATGTAGACGCTAAGAAAATAATAATAAAGTACGATAGAACTGAAGAGGAACGTATGGTAAGCTTTGATACCGATTCAAAGTCATACGATCTTATTAAGTTCCGTAAAACCAACCAGGGTTCTTCTATTAACCTTAAGCCAATTGTTAGGGTAGGAGATAGAGTCGCTAAAGGCCAGGTTTTATGTCAGGGATATGCAACTGAAGCTGGGGAACTTGCTTTAGGTAGAAACATGAAGGTTGCCTTTATGCCCTGGAAAGGTTACAACTTTGAGGATGCGATTGTAATTTCTGAAAAGGTGGTTAGAGAAGATATTTTTACTTCTATCCACGTAGATGAATACTCTCTTGAAGTTCGTGATACTAAGTTGGGTAACGAAGAATTAACCAACGATATTCCTAACGTTTCAGAAGAGGCTACTAAAGACCTTGATGAACACGGGATGATTAGAATTGGAGCCGAGGTTAAACCTGGTGATATTCTAATTGGTAAGATTACTCCAAAAGGAGAAAGTGATCCAACACCAGAAGAGAAGTTACTTCGTGCCATTTTTGGAGATAAAGCCGGTGATGTAAAAGATGCATCGCTTAAAGCTTCTCCATCTCTTAATGGAGTGGTGATTGAGAAGAAACTTTTTGCACGTGCTATTAAAGATAAGCGCAAGAGAGCTCAGGATAAGGAAGATGTCGCAGCACTTGAGAAAAAGTACGATGCTAAATTTGCCAATTTAAAAGCTGATCTGGTAGATAAGTTATTTGCTATTATAGGTGGAAAAACTGCTCAGGGAGTTCAAAATGATCTTGGGGAAGAGGTAATGCCAAAAGGGAAGAAGTATACGTTGAAAATGCTTAATGCAGTAGACGATTATACCCACTTAACTCACGGTACCTGGACTACAGATGATCATTTAAATTCTTTAGTAGCAAACCTTATTCACAATTATAAAATTAAGGAAAACGATCTTCAGGGTAACCTTAGAAGAGAGAAGTTTACGATCTCTGTTGGAGATGAGCTTCCTTCTGGAATCCTTAAGCTTGCTAAAGTTTACATCGCTAAGAAACGTAAATTAAAAGTAGGTGATAAAATGGCGGGACGTCACGGTAACAAAGGTATTGTTGCAAGAATAGTTCGCCAGGAAGATATGCCATTCCTTGATGATGGTACACCGGTTGATATCGTGTTGAACCCACTTGGGGTACCTTCACGTATGAACATTGGTCAGATTTATGAAACTGTACTTGGATGGGCAGGACAAAAGCTTGGTAAGAAATATGCAACTCCAATTTTTGACGGGGCTACCATAGATCAGATTAATGAGCTTACAGACGAAGCTGGAATTCCAAGATACGGGCACACCTATCTTTATGATGGTGGAACAGGAGATCGTTTTGACCAACCTGCAACTGTAGGTGTAATCTATATGTTGAAGTTAGGACATATGATTGAAGATAAGATGCACGCCAGATCTATTGGACCATACTCGCTTATTACACAGCAACCACTTGGTGGTAAAGCACAATTTGGTGGACAGCGTTTTGGTGAGATGGAGGTTTGGGCACTTGAGGCTTATGGAGCTTCAGCAACCTTGCGTGAAATCTTAACAGTGAAGTCAGATGATGTGATAGGAAGGGCTAAAACTTACGAGTCTATCGTAAAAGGAGAGCCTATGCCAGAACCCGGCCTGCCGGAATCTTTCAACGTACTTATGCACGAATTGAAAGGTCTTGGTTTGGATATTAAATTAGAAGAATAA
- the rplL gene encoding 50S ribosomal protein L7/L12, translated as MADLKEFAEQLVNLTVKEVNELADILKDEYGIEPAAAAVAVAGGGAAGGGEEAEEQTEFDVILTAPGGSKLAVVKLVKELTGLGLKDAKALVDGAPAPVKEGVAKDEAEALKAQLEEAGAEVELK; from the coding sequence ATGGCAGATTTAAAAGAATTCGCAGAACAATTAGTTAACTTAACTGTAAAAGAAGTAAATGAGTTAGCTGATATCTTAAAAGATGAATATGGTATAGAGCCTGCAGCTGCTGCAGTAGCTGTTGCTGGTGGCGGTGCTGCTGGTGGTGGTGAAGAAGCTGAAGAGCAAACTGAATTCGACGTAATTCTTACCGCTCCAGGTGGATCTAAGCTTGCAGTAGTTAAATTGGTAAAAGAACTTACCGGTCTTGGTCTTAAAGATGCTAAAGCATTAGTAGATGGCGCACCAGCTCCAGTTAAAGAAGGAGTAGCTAAAGACGAAGCAGAAGCACTTAAAGCACAGCTAGAAGAAGCAGGAGCTGAGGTTGAGCTTAAATAA
- the rplJ gene encoding 50S ribosomal protein L10, protein MTREEKSIVIEDLTAQLSDNSVVYLADISGLDAGTTSNLRRACFKANVKLAVVKNTLLAKAMEASDKEFGDLPSVLKGNTSIMFSETGNAPAKVIKEFRKKNDRPLLKGAFVEEAVYVGDDYLDALVNIKSKEEVIGDIVGLLQSPAKNVISALKSGGGKIAGILKTLSEKEE, encoded by the coding sequence ATGACAAGAGAAGAAAAATCAATAGTAATTGAAGATTTAACTGCCCAGTTATCAGATAATTCTGTCGTTTATTTAGCAGATATATCTGGCCTTGACGCCGGAACGACTTCAAATTTACGTAGAGCTTGTTTTAAAGCTAACGTAAAACTTGCGGTAGTTAAAAATACTTTGTTGGCTAAAGCTATGGAAGCTTCAGATAAAGAATTTGGAGACCTTCCTTCAGTATTGAAAGGAAATACTTCAATAATGTTTTCTGAAACTGGAAATGCACCAGCAAAAGTAATTAAGGAATTTAGAAAGAAAAATGATAGACCTCTACTTAAAGGAGCTTTTGTTGAAGAAGCTGTTTATGTGGGAGACGATTACCTTGACGCCTTGGTTAACATCAAGTCTAAAGAAGAGGTTATTGGGGATATCGTTGGATTATTACAATCACCTGCTAAGAATGTTATTTCAGCACTTAAGTCTGGTGGAGGTAAAATCGCAGGAATCCTTAAAACCCTTTCTGAAAAGGAAGAATAA
- the rplA gene encoding 50S ribosomal protein L1, with protein MAKLTKKQKEAQSKIESNKAYSVAEASALIKDVANENFDASVDLAVRLNVDPRKANQMVRGVVTLPHGTGKDVKVLALVTPDKEEEAKEAGADYVGLDEYLDKIKGGWTDVDVIITMPSVMGKLGPLGRVLGPRGLMPNPKTGTVTMDVAKAVSDVKAGKIDFKVDKTGIVHAGIGKASFEAEKLAGNARELLTTLVKLKPQASKGVYIKSIYMSSTMSPSVQVDTKRFTEQ; from the coding sequence ATGGCAAAATTAACTAAAAAGCAAAAAGAAGCCCAGTCTAAGATCGAGAGCAATAAAGCATACTCGGTTGCAGAAGCTTCTGCTTTAATTAAAGACGTTGCTAACGAAAACTTTGATGCATCTGTGGATTTAGCGGTTCGTTTGAACGTAGACCCTAGAAAAGCCAACCAAATGGTAAGAGGTGTTGTAACCCTTCCACACGGTACTGGTAAAGATGTAAAAGTACTTGCGTTAGTTACTCCAGATAAGGAAGAAGAGGCTAAAGAAGCCGGAGCCGATTATGTTGGTCTTGATGAATATCTAGACAAGATAAAAGGTGGATGGACAGATGTTGATGTAATTATCACTATGCCTAGCGTAATGGGTAAATTAGGACCTTTGGGACGTGTACTTGGACCAAGAGGACTTATGCCTAACCCAAAAACAGGAACAGTAACAATGGATGTTGCAAAAGCAGTATCTGATGTTAAAGCTGGTAAAATTGACTTTAAAGTTGATAAAACTGGTATTGTTCACGCTGGAATTGGGAAAGCATCTTTTGAAGCTGAAAAGCTTGCAGGAAACGCGAGAGAATTATTAACTACTTTAGTGAAATTGAAACCTCAGGCCTCTAAAGGTGTGTATATTAAAAGTATCTACATGTCTTCTACAATGAGCCCGAGCGTTCAGGTTGATACTAAAAGGTTCACTGAGCAATAA
- the rplK gene encoding 50S ribosomal protein L11, which produces MAKEVSKVVKLQVRGGAANPSPPVGPALGAAGVNIMEFCKQFNGRTQDKQGKVLPVAITVYKDKSFDFVIKTPPAAVQLLEASKNKKGSGEPNRKKIASVSWDQVRTIAEDKMQDLNAFTVESAMKMVAGTARSMGITVKGDAPF; this is translated from the coding sequence ATGGCAAAAGAAGTAAGTAAAGTTGTAAAACTACAAGTTCGTGGAGGTGCTGCTAACCCATCACCACCAGTTGGACCTGCTTTAGGTGCTGCCGGGGTAAATATCATGGAATTCTGTAAGCAATTCAATGGTAGGACTCAGGATAAACAAGGTAAAGTATTGCCGGTTGCGATTACGGTTTATAAAGATAAGTCTTTTGACTTTGTTATTAAAACCCCACCAGCTGCAGTACAATTGTTGGAAGCATCGAAGAATAAAAAAGGTTCAGGAGAACCAAACAGAAAGAAAATAGCAAGTGTTTCTTGGGATCAGGTTAGAACTATTGCAGAAGATAAGATGCAGGATTTAAATGCCTTCACCGTAGAATCTGCAATGAAAATGGTTGCTGGAACAGCTCGTTCAATGGGAATAACTGTAAAAGGTGATGCACCGTTTTAA
- the nusG gene encoding transcription termination/antitermination protein NusG codes for MAEGKEKKWYVVRAVSGQENKVKDYIEKEVNHLGMEDYLDQVLVPTEKVIQIRNGKKVNKERVYFPGYVMIQANLDGEMPHVIKNINGVIGFLGETKGGDPVPLRKSEVNRMLGKVDELSVKTDNVAIPFTIGETIKVIDGPFNGFNGTVEKINEEKRKLEVMVKIFGRKTPLELSYMQVEKV; via the coding sequence ATGGCAGAAGGAAAGGAAAAAAAGTGGTATGTAGTTCGTGCCGTTAGTGGTCAGGAAAACAAGGTTAAGGATTATATTGAGAAAGAAGTTAACCATCTTGGAATGGAAGATTATCTTGATCAGGTTTTAGTTCCTACCGAAAAAGTGATCCAAATTAGGAACGGCAAGAAGGTAAACAAAGAACGTGTTTACTTTCCTGGTTATGTAATGATTCAGGCTAACCTTGATGGGGAGATGCCGCACGTAATTAAAAATATTAACGGTGTTATTGGTTTTTTGGGCGAAACTAAAGGAGGAGATCCTGTTCCGCTTAGAAAATCTGAAGTGAACAGAATGCTTGGAAAAGTAGATGAGCTTTCAGTGAAAACCGATAATGTTGCGATTCCATTCACTATAGGAGAAACCATAAAAGTTATAGACGGTCCGTTTAACGGCTTTAATGGAACTGTAGAGAAAATAAATGAAGAAAAGCGTAAACTTGAAGTGATGGTTAAGATTTTCGGAAGAAAAACGCCATTAGAATTGAGTTATATGCAAGTAGAAAAAGTATAA
- the secE gene encoding preprotein translocase subunit SecE, translating into MAGIGNYISESYNELRNHVTWTSWPEAQRLTILVAVFSIIFSLAIWGVDTVFSSAIEEYFKWIKS; encoded by the coding sequence ATGGCAGGAATCGGCAATTATATATCAGAATCTTATAACGAATTAAGAAACCACGTTACCTGGACAAGTTGGCCAGAAGCACAAAGGCTTACCATACTTGTTGCGGTTTTTTCTATAATTTTCTCTTTAGCAATTTGGGGTGTGGATACCGTATTTAGCTCCGCTATCGAGGAATATTTCAAATGGATTAAATCTTAA
- the tuf gene encoding elongation factor Tu produces the protein MAKETYDRSKPHLNIGTIGHVDHGKTTLTAAITKVMADAGYSEASAFDQIDNAPEEKERGITINSSHVEYSTANRHYAHVDCPGHADYVKNMVTGAAQMDGAILVVAATDGPMPQTREHILLGRQVGIPRIVVFLNKVDLVDDEELLELVEMEVRDLLSFYEYDGDNGPVISGSALGALEGDEKWSKTVLDLMEAVDNWIELPERDVDKPFLMPIEDVFSITGRGTVATGRIETGVANTGDSVEIIGMGAEKLTSTITGVEMFRKILDRGEAGDNVGILLRGIEKSQISRGMVITKPGSVTPHAKFKAEVYILKKEEGGRHTPFHNNYRPQFYVRTTDVTGTINLPDGVEMVMPGDNLTITVELIQTIAMNVGLRFAIREGGRTVGAGQVTEILD, from the coding sequence ATGGCAAAGGAAACATACGATCGTTCCAAACCGCACCTTAACATAGGTACAATTGGACACGTAGATCACGGAAAAACGACTTTAACAGCAGCGATTACTAAAGTAATGGCTGATGCTGGATATTCAGAAGCTAGTGCTTTTGATCAAATTGATAATGCTCCTGAAGAAAAAGAAAGAGGTATTACAATTAACTCTTCTCACGTAGAGTATTCTACTGCTAACCGTCATTACGCTCACGTTGACTGTCCTGGTCACGCCGATTACGTAAAGAACATGGTTACAGGTGCTGCTCAAATGGACGGTGCTATTCTTGTGGTTGCTGCTACAGATGGTCCGATGCCTCAGACTCGTGAGCACATCCTTTTAGGGCGTCAGGTTGGAATTCCAAGAATCGTTGTATTCTTGAACAAAGTTGACCTTGTTGATGATGAAGAGCTTTTAGAGCTAGTTGAAATGGAGGTTAGAGATCTTCTTTCTTTCTATGAGTATGATGGAGATAATGGTCCTGTAATTTCAGGTTCTGCTCTTGGTGCACTTGAAGGAGATGAGAAATGGTCTAAAACAGTTCTTGATTTGATGGAAGCTGTTGATAACTGGATCGAATTGCCAGAGCGTGATGTAGATAAGCCTTTCTTGATGCCTATAGAAGATGTATTCTCTATTACAGGTCGTGGTACTGTTGCAACTGGTCGTATTGAGACTGGTGTAGCTAACACTGGAGATTCTGTAGAGATCATTGGTATGGGGGCTGAAAAACTTACTTCTACTATTACTGGGGTTGAAATGTTCCGTAAGATTCTTGATAGAGGTGAAGCTGGAGATAACGTAGGTATTCTACTTAGAGGTATTGAAAAGTCTCAGATTTCAAGAGGTATGGTAATCACTAAGCCTGGATCTGTAACTCCTCACGCTAAGTTTAAAGCAGAGGTTTATATCCTTAAGAAAGAAGAAGGTGGACGTCACACTCCATTCCATAACAACTACCGTCCCCAGTTTTATGTACGTACAACTGATGTAACAGGAACAATTAATCTTCCTGATGGAGTAGAAATGGTAATGCCTGGTGATAACCTTACAATTACTGTTGAACTTATCCAGACAATTGCAATGAATGTTGGTCTACGTTTCGCTATCCGTGAAGGTGGTAGAACAGTAGGTGCTGGACAGGTTACTGAAATTTTAGACTAA
- the hpf gene encoding ribosome hibernation-promoting factor, HPF/YfiA family translates to MKVNVQSVNFNADQKLIDFIQRKLDRLENYYDKIIYADVFLKVQNTSGKDNKVTEILLSIPGGDIMVKKTCKKFEECVDECATSLQRQLIKRKEKLSAHV, encoded by the coding sequence ATGAAAGTAAATGTGCAATCTGTTAACTTCAATGCCGATCAAAAATTAATTGATTTCATCCAACGAAAATTGGATAGGCTTGAAAATTATTACGATAAAATTATTTATGCTGATGTCTTTCTAAAAGTTCAAAATACCAGCGGAAAAGATAATAAGGTAACTGAAATTTTATTGAGTATTCCCGGTGGAGATATCATGGTTAAAAAAACCTGTAAGAAATTTGAGGAATGTGTAGATGAATGTGCTACATCCCTGCAAAGACAGTTAATTAAACGCAAAGAAAAATTAAGTGCGCATGTTTAA
- a CDS encoding tyrosine-type recombinase/integrase, which produces MPFPQFLDYLQLEKKYSPNTLTAYKNDLESFSEFIQFEFEENDLSKVNYAQIRNWIVSLVDQGVSNRSINRKISSLKAYYRFLQKTADIEFSPLAKHKALKTASKIQVPFSEIEIKEVLEQIDTSDFEGLRDRLIVELFYTTGIRRIELIDIKVQNVDLAGKYIKVLGKRQKERIIPLLPGVISNLKNYIDQRATILTSQEVPYLFVSQKGIKLYESLVYRIINNYFSKVSGKIKKSPHILRHSFATHLLNQGANLNAVKELLGHSSLAATQVYTHNSISELSKVHQMAHPRNKKTN; this is translated from the coding sequence ATGCCCTTTCCTCAATTTTTAGATTACCTCCAATTAGAGAAAAAATATTCTCCCAATACCTTAACTGCTTACAAGAACGATTTAGAATCTTTCTCTGAATTTATTCAATTTGAATTTGAAGAAAATGATCTGAGTAAAGTGAATTATGCCCAAATAAGAAATTGGATTGTTTCTTTGGTAGATCAGGGGGTATCTAATAGAAGTATTAATCGAAAAATTAGTTCTTTAAAGGCTTATTATCGATTTCTTCAGAAAACGGCTGATATAGAATTTTCACCTCTGGCGAAACATAAAGCTTTAAAAACTGCATCTAAGATCCAGGTTCCCTTTTCTGAAATAGAAATAAAAGAGGTTTTGGAACAAATTGATACTTCAGATTTTGAGGGACTTCGGGATAGGCTAATTGTAGAGCTTTTTTATACTACGGGAATAAGGCGTATAGAGCTTATTGATATCAAGGTCCAGAACGTGGATTTAGCCGGGAAATATATAAAAGTTCTGGGTAAGAGGCAGAAAGAAAGAATTATTCCGCTTTTACCCGGCGTAATTTCAAATCTGAAAAACTATATAGATCAACGCGCAACGATATTAACAAGCCAGGAGGTTCCCTATCTATTTGTCTCTCAAAAAGGTATTAAATTATACGAAAGTCTTGTTTATAGAATTATAAATAATTATTTTAGTAAGGTGTCTGGCAAAATAAAAAAAAGTCCGCATATCCTGCGGCATTCCTTTGCTACGCATTTATTAAACCAGGGTGCTAACCTAAACGCCGTAAAAGAATTGCTTGGGCATTCCAGTCTTGCAGCTACGCAGGTATATACCCACAATAGTATTTCAGAACTTAGTAAAGTTCATCAAATGGCGCACCCACGTAATAAAAAGACCAATTAA
- the rpsU gene encoding 30S ribosomal protein S21: MLIIPVKDGENIDRALKRFKRKFDKTGTMRQLRSRQHFTKPSVAKRAQVQKAEYIQHLRDQEDI; the protein is encoded by the coding sequence ATGTTAATAATACCAGTAAAAGACGGAGAAAATATAGATAGAGCGCTAAAGCGTTTTAAGCGAAAATTCGATAAAACCGGAACAATGCGCCAGCTGAGAAGCCGCCAGCATTTTACGAAACCTTCTGTTGCGAAGAGAGCTCAGGTTCAAAAAGCCGAGTACATTCAGCATTTGAGAGATCAGGAAGATATCTAG
- a CDS encoding acyl-CoA dehydrogenase family protein has protein sequence MNTMYFTEEHELFRKSFQEFLQKEVVPHIDKWEKSGTIERFIWKKFGEMGYFGLNQPEEYGGMDLDIFYTVIFLEELQKINSGGFAAAMWAHAYLAMTHVNKEGDDAIKKKYLTPSIEGEKIGCLCITEPFGGSDVAGMRSTAIKKGDKYILNGSKTFITNGVYSDYLAIAAKTDPDKGNKGMSIFIVDRDTPGISASKLDKLGWRASDTAELAFDDVEIPAENLMGEEGKGFSYIMQHFALERLIMGINAHARAEYALDYTLGYMAEREAFGTTIDKFQALRHSVADMASEVEMNKEFNYSIAKRLNDGQYVVKEASMSKLLSTKMADKVIYDCLQLLGGYGYMEDYPLARMFRDSRLGPIGGGTSEILREIIAKMIIDKKEYKPAAR, from the coding sequence ATGAATACAATGTATTTTACAGAGGAACACGAACTCTTTAGGAAAAGTTTTCAGGAATTTTTGCAAAAAGAAGTGGTGCCTCATATTGATAAATGGGAGAAATCTGGAACTATAGAACGTTTTATCTGGAAGAAATTTGGGGAAATGGGATATTTTGGTCTTAATCAACCCGAAGAATATGGCGGGATGGATCTTGATATTTTTTATACCGTAATATTTCTTGAAGAACTTCAAAAGATAAACAGCGGTGGTTTTGCTGCTGCAATGTGGGCACACGCCTATTTGGCAATGACTCACGTAAATAAAGAAGGTGACGATGCGATTAAGAAAAAATACCTAACACCAAGTATTGAGGGTGAAAAAATTGGTTGCCTTTGTATTACAGAACCTTTTGGTGGCTCTGATGTGGCAGGAATGCGAAGTACCGCAATAAAAAAAGGAGATAAGTATATCTTAAATGGTTCCAAAACCTTTATTACAAATGGGGTATATTCAGATTATTTGGCAATTGCTGCCAAAACTGATCCTGATAAAGGAAATAAAGGAATGAGTATTTTTATTGTAGATCGCGATACTCCAGGAATTTCGGCTTCAAAATTAGATAAATTAGGATGGAGAGCTTCAGACACTGCTGAGCTGGCCTTTGATGATGTAGAAATTCCTGCTGAAAATCTAATGGGTGAAGAAGGAAAAGGATTCTCTTATATCATGCAACATTTTGCTTTAGAGCGTCTTATTATGGGAATTAACGCCCACGCTCGCGCAGAATATGCCCTGGACTATACTCTAGGCTATATGGCCGAAAGAGAAGCTTTTGGTACCACTATAGATAAATTTCAGGCTTTAAGACATTCGGTAGCCGATATGGCTAGCGAAGTAGAGATGAATAAGGAATTTAACTATTCTATCGCTAAAAGACTTAATGACGGGCAGTATGTAGTGAAAGAAGCAAGTATGTCTAAATTGCTTTCCACTAAAATGGCCGATAAAGTTATTTACGACTGTCTGCAATTATTAGGAGGGTATGGTTATATGGAAGATTATCCTTTAGCCAGAATGTTTCGCGATAGTCGTTTAGGACCTATTGGAGGAGGAACTTCTGAAATTTTAAGAGAGATTATCGCTAAAATGATTATCGATAAAAAAGAGTACAAACCTGCAGCACGATAG